The genomic region ATGTGACCCAAAACACGGGATTTCAGGTGCTGGGCGCCGATTTCAAGATCGGGGCGAATTTCAGCTACAACTCCGGCCAGCCCGGCGAGATCCCCGAACGGATCTATTACGACGGCGAAAGCTTCCAGCTGATCTACAGCTACAAGGACAGGGTCCGCCTGCCGGCCTATGTCCGCCTGGATCTAAGCACCAAATATGAGTGGATCACGCGCTGGGGCTCGATCGAGCCGTATCTGGAGGTCATCAATGTGTTCAATCGGGATAACGTCAGTTTCCGCAACTACAGCCTGTATCCCCAGTCAGACGGCTCTCTGCAGCTGAACGCCCGCGACGGAACGCAGTTTCCCTTCCTGCCCTTTGTCGGCGTGAACATTTCCTGGTGAGGTGAATGATGAAAAAACACTTGTCTCTGCTGCTCCTGCTGCCCCTGCTCTTTCTGGCCTCCTGTGAACAAACCTCCAAGCCGCGCTTCGAGGGCGACGTCTACACCATCGCCGGTCTTTTGATTTCCGGCGGGTCCATCGATCTGGACAATCCCGTCTACGTCACCCGCAGCTCGACCATCGAGGCGTTCAACCCCTTCGAGATCTTTGTGGGCGACGCGGAAGTGCTGATCAGGGATCTGGACGGCAATCTGGAGTTTCCCCTGGAACCCGCGCTGCACGAATTCAAATTCAAATACGTCGATCCGGCCGGCAATGCCATCCAACCCGGACACCGCTATAGGATCGAGGTTTCGGTCCCGGGCCAGGATTCCCTCATCTGGGCGGAAACGACCGTGCCGCAAGCTGTGGAGCTGGAACTCGACCTCTGGGGCGACAATCCTCCGAACACCGGCTACTCCTTTGATCCGGAAACAGCCAACACCATGCCCTTCAGCCAGATAGATTCCAGCTACCCCATCGTCGTCAACACTGGAGACACCGCCGCCAGCTTCAATTTCTTCGGGGAGATCTACTGCCTGGAGGAATTCAGCACGGACCTGGAATTCACCAACGTGGTCTTTGGCTTCGAGAATCCCGACGAATCCCTCAGGGATATCTACAACGCCGGCGGGGCCTTCCGGAGGATAACATTTCTCAATCGCCTGAGCTCCGCGCCCCAGCCGGGAATCGAGGGCAACTACCTCGTCCTCGGCGATTACGCCTATGCCTTTGTCCTCTATGGCAGATACCGGGTCAAGGTGTATGTCGTCGACGACAACTACTACCGCTATACCTACATGGAGGAAAACTACCTCCACGGCGGGGTGCACAACGCCCTGGGCTACTTCGGATCAGCCAGCGGCGGAAC from Candidatus Syntrophosphaera sp. harbors:
- a CDS encoding DUF4249 domain-containing protein — protein: MKKHLSLLLLLPLLFLASCEQTSKPRFEGDVYTIAGLLISGGSIDLDNPVYVTRSSTIEAFNPFEIFVGDAEVLIRDLDGNLEFPLEPALHEFKFKYVDPAGNAIQPGHRYRIEVSVPGQDSLIWAETTVPQAVELELDLWGDNPPNTGYSFDPETANTMPFSQIDSSYPIVVNTGDTAASFNFFGEIYCLEEFSTDLEFTNVVFGFENPDESLRDIYNAGGAFRRITFLNRLSSAPQPGIEGNYLVLGDYAYAFVLYGRYRVKVYVVDDNYYRYTYMEENYLHGGVHNALGYFGSASGGTLYTEVVR